One stretch of Acropora muricata isolate sample 2 chromosome 12, ASM3666990v1, whole genome shotgun sequence DNA includes these proteins:
- the LOC136891846 gene encoding UPF0415 protein C7orf25 homolog isoform X2, with product MANEMTCSLREQLSRRIEKAHELLERCRNLDKAVHGLSKLERKIVAELKFLQSLVCDSGSLRSAQVKSTNLAFLEAVLLSAEQEKDVIAVFKPFCVLGFDSEELIVVVDVIADGGYCWIKVTARNASALHLTWQGEGDFGEKDILHQIKMLQNASNQHPWNFIPPQVMLFCYNGVTESLAKALSNCGINIKGTILADPGKELLSSDDCEAFAQDRPHSKHNCVNLDITTMIALVSSLTNGGCGYLFKEAVLTEQAKQERENPVAPKLKTFLQGKKLFACKSAVKDFRNILKTVGGAKEQERARVLLDTITIVDDNPSVRSSSLQLTASIKERSKVIFGTGDSMKAITTTANVAFMRAASNQGVEFSVFIHDPRALTESKEPYGKLVDELQL from the exons ATGGCGAATGAAATGACTTGCTCTCTACGGGAACAGCTTTCTCGGCGAATAGAGAAAGCACATGAACTCTTGGAAAGATGCCGCAACTTAGACAAAGCAGTACACGGGCTTTCTAAACTTGAGAGAAAAATTGTCGCAGAACTAAAGTTCCTTCAATCT TTGGTCTGTGATTCTGGATCTTTGAGGAGTGCTCAGGTCAAGAGTACAAACCTTGCATTTCTTGAGGCAGTTCTCCTGAGTGCTGAACAAGAGAAAGATGTCATTGCTGTGTTCAAGCCATTTTGCGTCCTGGGTTTTGACTCAGAAGAGTTGATTGTTGTGGTGGATGTCATTGCAGATGGGGGCTATTGCTGGATTAAGGTCACTGCAAGAAATGCATCTGCCCTTCACTTGACATGGCAAG GTGAAGGTGATTTTGGCGAAAAAGATATTTTGCATCAGATCAAG ATGTTACAAAATGCCAGCAACCAGCACCCATGGAACTTTATACCTCCACAAGTCATGCTCTTTTGCTACAATGGAGTCACAGAATCTCTTGCCA AGGCTTTGTCAAACTGTGGTATCAATATTAAGGGAACAATTCTAGCAGACCCAGGAAAGGAATTGTTATCGAGTGATGATTGTGAAGCCTTTGCACAGGACAGACCTCACTCCAAACA TAACTGTGTCAATCTTGATATCACCACCATGATTGCACTGGTATCTTCACTCACAAATGGAGGCTGTGGATATCTCTTCAAG GAGGCCGTCTTGACCGAACAAGCAAAACAGGAAAGGGAAAACCCTGTGGCACCCAAGCTGAAGACATTTCTTCAAG GGAAGAAGTTGTTTGCCTGTAAGTCAGCTGTCAAAGACTTTAGAAATATTTTGAAGACTGTTGGCGGTGCAAAAGAACAAGAGAGAGCGAG GGTCTTACTAGACACAATTACAATTGTTGACGACAATCCATCGGTCAGATCTAGCAGCCTACAACTAACTGCAAGCATCAAGGAACGTTCCAAG GTTATTTTTGGCACTGGAGACTCAATGAaagcaataacaacaacagcaaatgttGCATTCATGAGAGCAGCATCAAATCAG GGGGTAGAATTCAGTGTGTTCATCCATGACCCTCGAGCCCTGACGGAGTCGAAGGAACCTTACGGAAAGCTAGTCGATGAGTTGCAGTTATGA
- the LOC136891846 gene encoding UPF0415 protein C7orf25 homolog isoform X3 yields MANEMTCSLREQLSRRIEKAHELLERCRNLDKAVHGLSKLERKIVAELKFLQSLVCDSGSLRSAQVKSTNLAFLEAVLLSAEQEKDVIAVFKPFCVLGFDSEELIVVVDVIADGGYCWIKVTARNASALHLTWQGEGDFGEKDILHQIKMLQNASNQHPWNFIPPQVMLFCYNGVTESLAKALSNCGINIKGTILADPGKELLSSDDCEAFAQDRPHSKQCNCVNLDITTMIALVSSLTNGGCGYLFKEAVLTEQAKQERENPVAPKLKTFLQGKKLFACKSAVKDFRNILKTVGGAKEQERARVLLDTITIVDDNPSVRSSSLQLTASIKERSKVIFGTGDSMKAITTTANVAFMRAASNQNSVCSSMTLEP; encoded by the exons ATGGCGAATGAAATGACTTGCTCTCTACGGGAACAGCTTTCTCGGCGAATAGAGAAAGCACATGAACTCTTGGAAAGATGCCGCAACTTAGACAAAGCAGTACACGGGCTTTCTAAACTTGAGAGAAAAATTGTCGCAGAACTAAAGTTCCTTCAATCT TTGGTCTGTGATTCTGGATCTTTGAGGAGTGCTCAGGTCAAGAGTACAAACCTTGCATTTCTTGAGGCAGTTCTCCTGAGTGCTGAACAAGAGAAAGATGTCATTGCTGTGTTCAAGCCATTTTGCGTCCTGGGTTTTGACTCAGAAGAGTTGATTGTTGTGGTGGATGTCATTGCAGATGGGGGCTATTGCTGGATTAAGGTCACTGCAAGAAATGCATCTGCCCTTCACTTGACATGGCAAG GTGAAGGTGATTTTGGCGAAAAAGATATTTTGCATCAGATCAAG ATGTTACAAAATGCCAGCAACCAGCACCCATGGAACTTTATACCTCCACAAGTCATGCTCTTTTGCTACAATGGAGTCACAGAATCTCTTGCCA AGGCTTTGTCAAACTGTGGTATCAATATTAAGGGAACAATTCTAGCAGACCCAGGAAAGGAATTGTTATCGAGTGATGATTGTGAAGCCTTTGCACAGGACAGACCTCACTCCAAACAGTG TAACTGTGTCAATCTTGATATCACCACCATGATTGCACTGGTATCTTCACTCACAAATGGAGGCTGTGGATATCTCTTCAAG GAGGCCGTCTTGACCGAACAAGCAAAACAGGAAAGGGAAAACCCTGTGGCACCCAAGCTGAAGACATTTCTTCAAG GGAAGAAGTTGTTTGCCTGTAAGTCAGCTGTCAAAGACTTTAGAAATATTTTGAAGACTGTTGGCGGTGCAAAAGAACAAGAGAGAGCGAG GGTCTTACTAGACACAATTACAATTGTTGACGACAATCCATCGGTCAGATCTAGCAGCCTACAACTAACTGCAAGCATCAAGGAACGTTCCAAG GTTATTTTTGGCACTGGAGACTCAATGAaagcaataacaacaacagcaaatgttGCATTCATGAGAGCAGCATCAAATCAG AATTCAGTGTGTTCATCCATGACCCTCGAGCCCTGA
- the LOC136891846 gene encoding UPF0415 protein C7orf25 homolog isoform X1 gives MANEMTCSLREQLSRRIEKAHELLERCRNLDKAVHGLSKLERKIVAELKFLQSLVCDSGSLRSAQVKSTNLAFLEAVLLSAEQEKDVIAVFKPFCVLGFDSEELIVVVDVIADGGYCWIKVTARNASALHLTWQGEGDFGEKDILHQIKMLQNASNQHPWNFIPPQVMLFCYNGVTESLAKALSNCGINIKGTILADPGKELLSSDDCEAFAQDRPHSKQCNCVNLDITTMIALVSSLTNGGCGYLFKEAVLTEQAKQERENPVAPKLKTFLQGKKLFACKSAVKDFRNILKTVGGAKEQERARVLLDTITIVDDNPSVRSSSLQLTASIKERSKVIFGTGDSMKAITTTANVAFMRAASNQGVEFSVFIHDPRALTESKEPYGKLVDELQL, from the exons ATGGCGAATGAAATGACTTGCTCTCTACGGGAACAGCTTTCTCGGCGAATAGAGAAAGCACATGAACTCTTGGAAAGATGCCGCAACTTAGACAAAGCAGTACACGGGCTTTCTAAACTTGAGAGAAAAATTGTCGCAGAACTAAAGTTCCTTCAATCT TTGGTCTGTGATTCTGGATCTTTGAGGAGTGCTCAGGTCAAGAGTACAAACCTTGCATTTCTTGAGGCAGTTCTCCTGAGTGCTGAACAAGAGAAAGATGTCATTGCTGTGTTCAAGCCATTTTGCGTCCTGGGTTTTGACTCAGAAGAGTTGATTGTTGTGGTGGATGTCATTGCAGATGGGGGCTATTGCTGGATTAAGGTCACTGCAAGAAATGCATCTGCCCTTCACTTGACATGGCAAG GTGAAGGTGATTTTGGCGAAAAAGATATTTTGCATCAGATCAAG ATGTTACAAAATGCCAGCAACCAGCACCCATGGAACTTTATACCTCCACAAGTCATGCTCTTTTGCTACAATGGAGTCACAGAATCTCTTGCCA AGGCTTTGTCAAACTGTGGTATCAATATTAAGGGAACAATTCTAGCAGACCCAGGAAAGGAATTGTTATCGAGTGATGATTGTGAAGCCTTTGCACAGGACAGACCTCACTCCAAACAGTG TAACTGTGTCAATCTTGATATCACCACCATGATTGCACTGGTATCTTCACTCACAAATGGAGGCTGTGGATATCTCTTCAAG GAGGCCGTCTTGACCGAACAAGCAAAACAGGAAAGGGAAAACCCTGTGGCACCCAAGCTGAAGACATTTCTTCAAG GGAAGAAGTTGTTTGCCTGTAAGTCAGCTGTCAAAGACTTTAGAAATATTTTGAAGACTGTTGGCGGTGCAAAAGAACAAGAGAGAGCGAG GGTCTTACTAGACACAATTACAATTGTTGACGACAATCCATCGGTCAGATCTAGCAGCCTACAACTAACTGCAAGCATCAAGGAACGTTCCAAG GTTATTTTTGGCACTGGAGACTCAATGAaagcaataacaacaacagcaaatgttGCATTCATGAGAGCAGCATCAAATCAG GGGGTAGAATTCAGTGTGTTCATCCATGACCCTCGAGCCCTGACGGAGTCGAAGGAACCTTACGGAAAGCTAGTCGATGAGTTGCAGTTATGA